In Gimesia chilikensis, the DNA window TTCCCCGTCCCGTTCGTAGAGACGCAGAATGACTTCGGTATCGCAGGTGGTTTTGCAGTTCAGTCCCTGGGCCAGCTCTTTGAAATTATAGATTTCGCCATTCTGCACGACGACGATCTGCCGGTCATCGGAAAACATGGGCTGGTGTCCGCCCGCGAGATCGAGGATCGAGAGGCGCTGATTGCCGACGAGCATGCCTTCTGCTTCGAACCAGCCCCGATCATCGGGGCCGCGGTGCCGCATCCGTTCACATGCCTGTTCCGCTAATGCAGTTCCGAATGGGCGTCGCTCACGATCATACCCACCGATAATCCCACACATTACGAATCCTTTCGTCTGCTGCTACTGTTCACGTATTTTTTGCCGGATCCCATCCGGGTCGCGTATTCTCGACATTGTCGGCTGATTGCGGAAGAGCAATTTTCGCTCCCAAACCGAATATTAACGTGGAAATGTGAAAAAGTTGCCAAAACCCACCCCCACACCTGAACACTCAGTCAGAAGCAGCTCGATTGGCTGCCTGACCGGAATTCGTCTTGACAGAATTCCCCAGATCAAAGTTAATCCGACAGTTCCCAAACCGGGTGAGATTACTCGATTACAGTCAGAAAATTTGGATAGATTCAGCTTATTTATGCTTCCTGGCCCCACACAATCCGGACGAGTCCTCGCAGTCAGCTACGGTGGCGGGCATGTGCTCATGCTGATCCCCGTGCTCAAATACCTGCAGTCGGTTGGCTATGACGTGCAGGTCGTCGGGCTGACCACCGCAGCCGCTGCGCTGCGGAATGCCGGGTTTTCTCCCCTGGGTTTTAAAGACATTCTCAGGTCGGATGAAGACCGGGCCCGCAATCACGGTGCCCGTCTGGCAGGCGAAATGCATCAGCCGGGTAAGGTCAATTCGCTGGAAGAATCGATCGCCTATCTGGGATTATCCTACGCCGATCTGGAAGATCAGCTGGGTGAAGCGGGTGCCCGCGAAGCTTTTCAACAGCAAGGCAGACAGGCATTTCTCCCCCGCGGACCGATGCGTCGTTTTTTTGACGCCTTACAGCCGGATGTTGTGCTGACGACGAATTCACCACGGGCCGAACTCGCTTCGATCCAGGTTGCTGCCGAACGGGGCATCCCGTCTGTCGGTGTTCTCGATCTGTTTGGTCTCGGATCGCATAACGATATTCCCGCCGACTTTGTCTGTGTTCCCTTTCAACAGGCAGCCGACAACCTGATTCGGCGTGGTATCCGACCGGAAGCCTTGCGGGTTACCGGCAATCCAAATTTTGACTGGGTTCACCAGTTTTCAGAAAACAGCAGCCAGGCCGCTGACTGGCGCAAAGCACACGGGATTCGTTCCGAAGATCTGCTGGCACTGTTTGCCATGAAGCCGGTCTGGGATGAAAAAGAAGAACTGATTGTCAGCAGCCTGGAGCGGGTACTGCCTGACAAGCCCGAACTCAAAATCGCACTCCGACCTCATCCGAATGGCGACACCCGACTGGCGGACAACGTAATCGCGCGGTTGGGCTCGGCGGCATTTGTCGATGACAAAACCGCTTTACCTGTC includes these proteins:
- a CDS encoding UDP-N-acetylglucosamine 2-epimerase, which produces MLPGPTQSGRVLAVSYGGGHVLMLIPVLKYLQSVGYDVQVVGLTTAAAALRNAGFSPLGFKDILRSDEDRARNHGARLAGEMHQPGKVNSLEESIAYLGLSYADLEDQLGEAGAREAFQQQGRQAFLPRGPMRRFFDALQPDVVLTTNSPRAELASIQVAAERGIPSVGVLDLFGLGSHNDIPADFVCVPFQQAADNLIRRGIRPEALRVTGNPNFDWVHQFSENSSQAADWRKAHGIRSEDLLALFAMKPVWDEKEELIVSSLERVLPDKPELKIALRPHPNGDTRLADNVIARLGSAAFVDDKTALPVAIDSCDALITHKSTVAVEAALLGRQVALFHTDRDYSTHAIPLSLYDWSSLSITVEEGVETLKAMQKETRQAQEERGKQIREAWNCDGNCPQRIAEVVIQAIESGAHQSAA